From Bacillus pumilus, one genomic window encodes:
- a CDS encoding FadR/GntR family transcriptional regulator, translating into MNESIDELKFETVNRKTLAKQVIERIVHLLSSGQLKAGDKLPTEMELMEILSVSRPVLREALSSLETLGVITRKTRGGTYFNDKISNQPFSVMLALAQDNLPAIIEARMVLELGLVTIAAEKISEEELKKLEKTIEMIEKSTDNNYGEADKEFHRIIALSANNPVVEGMIQALLVSHAKIDSQIPYREKKVTVNYHRKIYEALRLRDPYQAHFHMHEHLKFVRDKILKGLNQTP; encoded by the coding sequence GTGAATGAAAGCATAGATGAACTAAAATTTGAAACTGTTAATCGAAAAACATTAGCAAAACAAGTCATTGAACGTATCGTTCATTTATTGTCTAGCGGGCAATTAAAAGCTGGTGACAAACTGCCGACAGAAATGGAACTAATGGAAATTCTATCAGTAAGCCGTCCTGTACTGCGCGAGGCTTTAAGTTCTCTTGAAACATTAGGTGTCATCACAAGGAAAACTCGAGGCGGCACATACTTTAATGATAAAATTAGCAACCAGCCTTTTTCTGTAATGCTCGCACTGGCTCAAGATAATTTACCAGCCATTATAGAGGCTCGAATGGTACTAGAACTAGGCCTTGTCACCATTGCTGCTGAGAAGATCAGTGAAGAAGAATTAAAAAAATTAGAAAAAACCATTGAAATGATTGAGAAAAGTACAGATAACAACTATGGTGAAGCGGATAAAGAATTCCATCGGATTATTGCCTTAAGTGCAAACAATCCCGTTGTTGAAGGTATGATTCAGGCGCTTTTAGTATCACATGCCAAGATTGACAGTCAAATTCCTTATCGAGAAAAAAAAGTGACCGTTAATTATCATCGGAAAATTTATGAAGCGCTTCGACTTAGAGACCCATATCAAGCACACTTCCATATGCATGAACATTTGAAGTTTGTACGTGATAAAATTTTAAAAGGGTTAAATCAAACGCCATGA